The following proteins come from a genomic window of Geomonas sp. RF6:
- the nifJ gene encoding pyruvate:ferredoxin (flavodoxin) oxidoreductase produces the protein MTKKMMTMDGNTAAAYVAYAMSETAAIYPITPSSTMAEVADDWAAKGRKNIFGQTLRIRELQSEAGAAASVHGALVTGALTTTFTASQGLLLMIPNMYKIAGELLPGVFHVSARALATHALSIFGDHQDVMAARATGFALLCASSVQEVMDLALVAHVAALDSSIPFLHFFDGFRTSHEVQKIEAIDYEDMAPLLDREKLAAFRAKGMNPEHPELRGTAQNPDIYFQGRERANPYYDAVPGFVTAAMEKVGAITGRKYTLFDYVGDPQAERVIIAMGSSCETIEEVIRYSQGEKIGLVKVRLYRPFDAKALLAVIPASAKKVTVLDRTKEPGSLGEPLYVDVCTAYLERGGEIPELYAGRYGLGSKEFRPVHVKAVYDNMNGAPGRRHFTVGIEDDVNGISLPVGGTLSTTPEGTVQCRFWGMGADGTVGANKAAIKIIGDNTDLYVQAYFSYDSKKSGGITVSHLRFGKSPILSTYLVDSADFVSCSQAPYVDVYDVLEGIKDGGTFLLNSHWTSVEELEKHLPAGMRRTIAEKKIRFYNVDAISIAAEAGLGGRTNMIMQTAFFKLSGVLPFEQAVALLKDSIRKEYGRKGEQIVQMNLDAVDMAVQKLVEVSYPDSWKEVRDEGAVNFRLEQEMPDYMRNVVFPILQQKGDHLPVSAFSPDGVFPVATTRYEKRGVAINVPEWIKENCIQCNQCSFICPHATIRPFLATEEEMAGAPATYETLPAVAKDIKGHAFRIQVYPLDCMGCGNCADICPAKKSALVMKPIETQLLQDENRKFAETLKPKGHLVKRNTLIGSQFQEPLLEFSGACSGCGETPYARLITQLFGERMLVANATGCSSIWAASAPVSAYSTNSQGHGPAWNNSLFEDAAEFGYGYLLAISQRREKLADLVTQAVGAGASGELKDALSGWLEGMNDAEVSRRHGDRMKELLPKSGDNPLYKEIMEYADLFTKKSVWIYGGDGWAYDIGFGGLDHVISTGEDINMLVMDTELYSNTGGQCSKATQLGAQARFAAGGKRTSKKDLGSMAITYGYVYVASISIGADKNQTLRAIAEAEAYPGPSVVIAYSTCINQGLRKGMGKSIEESQLAVRSGYWPLYRYNPLLKKEGKNPFILESKEPDGSLQEFLSSEVRFHALEKINPEVSQQLRKQIEEEVVERFKLLKGMAEWHPSQGDTPRGGGRSHEHVPADGAKEPAAPVCISATSDARYSRPGAPEEVCDDGRAGIDKKLEDD, from the coding sequence ATGACCAAGAAAATGATGACAATGGACGGCAATACGGCCGCGGCGTACGTCGCTTACGCCATGAGCGAGACGGCGGCCATTTATCCGATCACTCCTTCCTCCACGATGGCGGAGGTCGCGGACGACTGGGCGGCGAAGGGGCGCAAGAACATCTTCGGCCAGACCTTGAGGATAAGGGAACTGCAGTCGGAAGCGGGCGCGGCGGCCTCTGTTCACGGCGCACTGGTAACCGGGGCGCTTACCACAACCTTTACCGCGTCACAGGGGCTTTTGCTGATGATCCCCAACATGTACAAGATCGCCGGCGAGCTCCTCCCGGGCGTCTTCCACGTCTCCGCCCGGGCCCTGGCAACCCATGCGCTCTCCATCTTCGGCGATCATCAGGACGTCATGGCTGCGCGCGCCACCGGCTTTGCCCTCCTGTGCGCCTCCTCGGTGCAGGAGGTTATGGACCTCGCACTGGTCGCCCATGTAGCTGCTCTCGACTCCAGTATCCCGTTCCTCCATTTCTTCGACGGCTTCCGGACCTCCCACGAGGTGCAGAAGATCGAGGCGATCGACTATGAAGACATGGCACCGCTTCTCGATCGGGAAAAACTCGCCGCCTTCCGCGCCAAGGGGATGAATCCGGAGCATCCGGAGCTGCGGGGGACTGCGCAGAATCCCGACATCTACTTCCAGGGGCGCGAGCGCGCGAACCCCTACTACGACGCCGTCCCCGGTTTCGTCACGGCGGCGATGGAAAAGGTCGGCGCCATCACCGGGAGAAAGTACACTCTCTTCGACTATGTGGGGGATCCGCAGGCGGAGCGGGTCATCATCGCCATGGGCTCCTCGTGCGAGACGATCGAAGAGGTGATCCGCTACTCGCAGGGTGAAAAGATAGGGCTGGTGAAGGTGCGGCTGTACCGCCCGTTCGATGCGAAGGCCCTTCTGGCGGTGATTCCTGCATCTGCAAAGAAGGTGACGGTGCTCGATCGCACGAAGGAGCCGGGCTCCCTCGGCGAGCCGCTCTACGTCGACGTCTGTACCGCCTATCTCGAAAGGGGAGGGGAGATTCCGGAACTGTACGCCGGGCGCTACGGCCTCGGCTCGAAGGAATTCCGTCCCGTTCACGTAAAGGCGGTTTACGACAACATGAACGGTGCACCGGGAAGGCGCCACTTCACGGTCGGCATCGAGGACGATGTGAACGGGATTTCGCTGCCGGTCGGCGGCACCCTTTCCACGACTCCGGAAGGGACCGTGCAATGCCGCTTCTGGGGGATGGGCGCGGACGGGACGGTCGGCGCCAACAAGGCCGCCATCAAGATCATCGGCGACAACACCGACCTCTACGTGCAGGCCTACTTCTCCTACGACTCGAAAAAATCAGGGGGGATCACCGTCTCCCATCTGCGCTTCGGGAAGAGCCCCATCCTTTCCACCTACCTCGTCGACTCTGCGGACTTCGTCTCCTGCTCACAGGCGCCGTACGTCGACGTTTATGATGTCCTCGAGGGGATAAAGGACGGCGGCACCTTCCTTCTCAACTCCCACTGGACCAGCGTGGAAGAGCTGGAAAAGCACCTCCCGGCAGGGATGCGGCGCACAATCGCGGAGAAGAAGATCCGCTTCTACAACGTGGACGCCATCAGCATCGCCGCCGAGGCGGGGCTGGGCGGGCGCACCAACATGATCATGCAGACCGCGTTCTTCAAGCTCTCCGGCGTCCTCCCCTTTGAGCAGGCGGTGGCGCTTTTGAAGGACTCGATCCGCAAGGAGTACGGCCGCAAAGGCGAGCAGATCGTGCAGATGAACCTCGATGCGGTCGACATGGCGGTGCAGAAGCTCGTGGAGGTGAGTTACCCCGATTCCTGGAAGGAGGTCCGGGACGAGGGGGCGGTGAACTTCCGTCTCGAGCAGGAGATGCCGGACTACATGAGAAACGTGGTCTTCCCGATCCTGCAGCAGAAGGGGGATCACCTGCCGGTCTCCGCCTTCTCCCCCGACGGCGTCTTCCCGGTGGCCACCACCCGCTACGAGAAGCGCGGCGTCGCTATCAACGTTCCGGAGTGGATCAAGGAGAACTGCATCCAGTGCAACCAGTGCTCCTTCATCTGCCCGCACGCCACCATCCGCCCCTTCCTCGCGACGGAAGAGGAGATGGCCGGGGCTCCGGCGACTTACGAGACGCTCCCGGCGGTGGCAAAGGATATCAAGGGACACGCATTCCGCATCCAGGTTTACCCGCTCGACTGCATGGGGTGCGGCAACTGTGCTGACATCTGTCCGGCGAAGAAGTCCGCTCTCGTCATGAAGCCGATCGAGACGCAACTCCTGCAGGACGAAAACCGCAAGTTCGCGGAGACGCTGAAGCCGAAGGGGCATCTGGTGAAGCGCAACACCCTCATCGGCAGCCAATTCCAGGAACCGCTCCTCGAGTTCTCCGGCGCCTGCTCAGGGTGTGGCGAAACCCCCTACGCGCGCCTCATCACGCAGCTCTTCGGCGAGCGGATGCTGGTGGCAAACGCCACCGGGTGCTCCTCCATCTGGGCGGCCTCCGCACCGGTCAGCGCCTACTCCACAAACAGCCAGGGGCACGGGCCGGCGTGGAACAACTCCCTATTTGAAGATGCTGCCGAGTTTGGCTACGGCTATCTCCTGGCGATCTCCCAGCGCCGGGAAAAGCTCGCTGATCTGGTAACCCAGGCTGTTGGCGCGGGGGCTTCCGGCGAGCTGAAGGATGCGCTATCTGGGTGGCTGGAGGGGATGAACGACGCGGAGGTGTCGCGGCGCCACGGTGACAGGATGAAGGAGCTCCTGCCAAAGAGCGGCGACAACCCGCTTTACAAGGAGATCATGGAGTACGCGGACCTCTTCACCAAGAAGTCGGTGTGGATCTACGGCGGCGACGGGTGGGCGTACGACATCGGCTTCGGCGGGCTTGACCACGTCATCTCCACCGGAGAGGACATAAACATGCTCGTCATGGACACCGAGCTCTACTCCAACACCGGCGGCCAGTGCTCCAAGGCGACCCAGCTCGGCGCCCAGGCCCGCTTCGCAGCCGGCGGGAAGCGCACCTCCAAGAAGGACCTGGGGAGCATGGCTATCACCTACGGCTACGTCTATGTCGCCTCGATATCGATCGGTGCGGACAAGAACCAGACGCTGAGGGCGATCGCCGAGGCGGAGGCATACCCGGGGCCATCGGTAGTCATAGCCTACTCCACCTGCATCAACCAGGGGCTCAGAAAGGGGATGGGGAAATCGATCGAAGAGTCGCAGCTGGCGGTAAGGTCCGGTTACTGGCCGCTGTACCGCTACAACCCACTCCTCAAGAAGGAAGGGAAGAACCCGTTCATCCTCGAATCGAAGGAACCGGACGGGTCGCTGCAGGAGTTCCTCTCCAGCGAGGTCCGCTTCCACGCCCTGGAGAAGATAAATCCGGAGGTGTCGCAGCAGCTGCGCAAGCAGATAGAGGAAGAGGTGGTGGAACGCTTCAAGCTCCTGAAGGGGATGGCGGAGTGGCATCCCTCACAGGGAGATACTCCGCGCGGTGGCGGCAGGAGCCACGAGCACGTGCCGGCGGACGGGGCGAAAGAGCCGGCGGCGCCGGTCTGCATCAGCGCCACCAGCGATGCCCGCTACAGCCGCCCGGGAGCTCCGGAGGAGGTGTGCGACGACGGACGTGCCGGTATCGACAAGAAGCTGGAGGATGATTGA
- a CDS encoding type II toxin-antitoxin system RelE family toxin, translating to MAKLEKHDPPGYARILSVIDRLLNDPTDADGWMHGEYHGRLKKYVGRRDYRLIYHWCELCRKEGKKLEGHCGFCHEVGDNSVIFFDVYHKNEANRL from the coding sequence ATGGCTAAGCTCGAAAAACACGATCCGCCTGGATATGCAAGGATACTGAGCGTCATTGACCGGCTTCTCAACGACCCCACGGACGCAGACGGCTGGATGCACGGCGAGTATCATGGGCGGCTCAAGAAGTATGTAGGGCGACGCGATTACCGGCTCATCTATCACTGGTGCGAGTTGTGCCGAAAGGAAGGGAAGAAGTTGGAGGGGCACTGCGGTTTTTGTCACGAGGTTGGCGACAACAGTGTCATCTTCTTTGATGTGTACCACAAGAACGAGGCGAACCGGCTGTAA
- the ald gene encoding alanine dehydrogenase: protein MIVGILKEIKVEENRVAMTPGGVEVMVSHGHTVLVETSAGVGSGFSDDAYIKAGAAIVETPAEIFHRAELVMHVKEPQPSEFELIREGQVLFTYFHFAADEVLTRAIIKSNAIAIAYETITGPGNSLPLLTPMSEVAGRMAAQQAAKYAERAQGGRGILLGGVPGVPPATVLVIGGGVVGTHAAQMACGLGAKVYLLDSNLERLRHLSETMPKNCFPIMSSPATIRELVQEADAVIGAVLVHGAKTPKLVTREMLKTMKPGSVMVDVAIDQGGCFETSRATTHTDPTYTVDGVLHYCVGNMPGAVPLTSTVALTNATLPYAVQIANKKWPEVIRENAGIRAGVNIAHGKVTYRGVAEAFGLPYTPVETFLAQP, encoded by the coding sequence ATGATCGTAGGCATCCTGAAAGAAATAAAGGTAGAGGAAAACAGGGTCGCCATGACCCCTGGTGGCGTGGAAGTGATGGTAAGCCACGGGCACACCGTGCTGGTGGAGACCTCCGCCGGGGTAGGCAGCGGGTTCAGTGACGACGCCTACATCAAGGCAGGCGCGGCGATCGTCGAGACCCCCGCGGAGATCTTCCACCGTGCAGAGCTCGTCATGCACGTGAAGGAGCCGCAACCCTCCGAATTCGAACTCATCCGCGAGGGGCAGGTGCTCTTCACCTACTTCCACTTTGCTGCCGATGAAGTCCTGACCCGCGCCATCATCAAATCAAACGCCATCGCCATCGCCTACGAGACGATCACCGGTCCGGGAAACAGCCTGCCGCTCCTCACCCCGATGAGCGAGGTTGCCGGACGCATGGCAGCCCAGCAGGCAGCGAAGTACGCTGAGAGAGCCCAGGGCGGACGCGGCATTCTGCTCGGCGGCGTCCCCGGCGTTCCCCCCGCGACCGTCCTCGTCATCGGCGGCGGCGTCGTCGGCACACACGCAGCACAGATGGCGTGCGGCCTCGGCGCGAAAGTGTACCTCCTCGACAGCAACCTCGAGCGCCTGCGCCACCTCTCCGAGACGATGCCAAAGAATTGCTTCCCCATCATGTCGTCCCCGGCCACCATTCGTGAACTCGTCCAGGAAGCCGATGCCGTCATCGGCGCCGTACTGGTACACGGAGCGAAGACTCCGAAACTCGTGACCCGCGAGATGCTGAAGACGATGAAGCCGGGCTCCGTGATGGTCGATGTCGCCATCGATCAGGGGGGCTGCTTCGAGACCTCCCGCGCAACCACACACACCGACCCGACCTACACCGTCGACGGAGTCTTGCACTACTGCGTCGGGAACATGCCCGGTGCCGTGCCCCTCACCTCCACCGTAGCACTGACCAACGCCACCCTCCCGTATGCCGTCCAGATCGCCAACAAGAAGTGGCCGGAGGTAATAAGGGAGAATGCCGGTATCAGGGCGGGAGTAAACATCGCACACGGCAAAGTAACGTACCGCGGCGTAGCCGAAGCGTTTGGGCTGCCGTACACCCCCGTGGAGACCTTCCTCGCCCAGCCGTAA
- a CDS encoding retropepsin-like aspartic protease family protein: MADLATLLLEKGEGNGEYHRSREAALDLLTTAGIAFVRNCTTFSEGVFLLERLVTKTNDVVLRKKLRIYANQLRHRWKDADPANLSEPSWQRSRALGKVDGTLVSALIICFCFILLAGMAKPMVASLAAQRPAEAPIPAEQPEVVGVEPPASPVATPPDVPPADNSGGGYGRYTDDSGVIHLVNDPADVPAQFRSRFRVIAAGRELSGGDGKTTTPVNCTRNRVLVPVTLRYQGREARVVLLLDTGATVTTISTGVADRLGINRDALQQGTSTVADGRVVPSYQFTADLISVGPKHMPGAIVSILPGSGSDGAEGLLGMNFLKEFRYHVDFNRGVIEWGS, from the coding sequence TTGGCTGATCTCGCCACTCTTCTACTGGAAAAGGGGGAGGGGAATGGCGAGTACCATCGAAGCCGGGAGGCTGCACTTGACTTGCTGACGACAGCAGGGATAGCATTTGTCCGCAACTGTACCACTTTTTCCGAAGGGGTTTTCCTGCTGGAACGGCTGGTGACGAAGACTAACGATGTCGTGTTGAGGAAGAAGCTTCGTATCTATGCCAACCAGCTGAGGCATAGATGGAAGGATGCTGACCCCGCGAACCTTTCCGAACCCTCCTGGCAACGAAGCAGAGCGCTGGGAAAGGTGGACGGCACACTAGTCTCCGCTTTGATTATTTGTTTCTGCTTCATTCTCCTTGCGGGCATGGCAAAGCCTATGGTTGCTTCTCTTGCCGCTCAACGCCCCGCCGAGGCTCCGATTCCTGCTGAACAGCCTGAAGTTGTAGGAGTTGAGCCTCCTGCAAGTCCTGTTGCGACGCCCCCTGATGTGCCACCTGCCGATAACTCGGGAGGTGGATATGGCAGATACACCGACGACAGCGGCGTGATCCATCTTGTAAATGATCCTGCAGATGTGCCGGCTCAGTTTAGATCTCGATTCAGGGTGATCGCTGCCGGCCGGGAACTGAGTGGCGGTGATGGCAAAACCACAACTCCTGTGAACTGCACGAGAAACAGAGTCCTTGTTCCGGTAACGCTGCGCTACCAGGGCCGGGAAGCCCGGGTCGTGCTTCTTCTCGATACTGGCGCCACCGTCACCACGATCAGCACTGGGGTCGCCGACCGCCTTGGGATCAATCGCGATGCGCTGCAACAAGGGACTTCCACCGTTGCCGACGGAAGGGTTGTCCCTTCCTATCAATTCACTGCGGACCTCATTTCAGTCGGACCGAAACATATGCCCGGCGCAATTGTTTCCATACTTCCCGGCTCCGGCAGCGACGGCGCGGAGGGTCTGCTCGGCATGAACTTCCTGAAGGAGTTCCGCTACCACGTCGATTTCAACCGCGGTGTCATTGAGTGGGGCAGCTGA
- a CDS encoding B12-binding domain-containing radical SAM protein, with protein sequence MTQKKIVLVQPPFYRLFDDAHSYNEAQLSLGYLAGAIGASTSWEVGIYNADFNRNTFFQGHSASFSFKATEGYANFLANVTEQEHPIWKEVQEILEEMQPDVVGITTTTQNFRSACMVARIAKAIDPAISVIVGGPHCSMIGVDVLDAAEIDFGVIGEGEVTIVDLLLALEKKTDLSEVKGIVYRLNGKKTATAPRDLIFDLDSLPFPHLAAQASLRDYPLYPKSAFYSVLSSRGCPYRCTFCGSSRVWGGKVRLRSPENVIQELESLQQMGLRSVRFADDTFGWNRDWTEVLCHGITTRCPGLKWKCEVHVSLVNDELLSMMRRAGCHMIEVGVESGDNRVLQAVHKKITVEQALEACRLVKKHGIELQAYLIAGFPQDTEESLARTREVIKKIKGYIWLSAFSPFPGTDLYDYCREQGVLPPGFDPTLQNFQNPTSYCSIPQEKFRETVLAMMQEVDAHNNVNHIGRIFSLNTLWRLQEMGVRNAVMKGVEIFLSKNLLNRASRFFSP encoded by the coding sequence ATGACGCAAAAGAAGATCGTGCTAGTACAGCCACCTTTCTACCGCCTTTTCGACGACGCCCACTCATACAATGAAGCGCAGCTCTCCCTCGGCTATCTCGCCGGCGCCATCGGCGCGAGTACCTCGTGGGAGGTGGGGATCTACAACGCCGACTTCAACAGGAACACCTTTTTCCAGGGGCACAGCGCTTCCTTCAGCTTCAAGGCGACGGAGGGGTATGCGAACTTCCTCGCCAACGTCACGGAGCAGGAACACCCTATCTGGAAGGAGGTGCAGGAGATTCTCGAGGAAATGCAGCCGGACGTCGTCGGGATAACAACGACGACCCAGAACTTCCGCTCGGCCTGCATGGTGGCACGCATCGCCAAGGCGATCGATCCAGCCATATCGGTCATAGTCGGAGGACCTCACTGCTCGATGATCGGAGTGGACGTCCTCGACGCCGCGGAGATCGATTTCGGCGTCATCGGCGAAGGGGAAGTGACGATCGTCGATCTCCTCCTCGCGCTGGAAAAGAAGACCGATCTCTCCGAGGTGAAGGGGATCGTGTACCGGCTGAACGGAAAGAAAACGGCGACCGCGCCGCGGGACCTGATTTTCGACCTCGATTCTCTCCCCTTCCCCCACCTCGCCGCGCAGGCATCGCTCAGGGACTACCCGCTCTACCCGAAGAGCGCTTTCTACAGCGTCCTCTCCAGCCGGGGGTGCCCTTATCGCTGCACCTTCTGCGGCTCCTCACGGGTATGGGGTGGAAAGGTAAGGCTCAGGTCTCCGGAGAACGTGATCCAGGAGTTGGAGAGTCTGCAACAGATGGGGCTGCGCTCCGTGCGCTTTGCCGACGACACCTTCGGTTGGAACAGGGACTGGACCGAGGTGCTGTGCCACGGCATCACGACGCGCTGCCCCGGGCTCAAGTGGAAGTGCGAGGTGCACGTAAGCCTCGTCAACGACGAGCTCCTTTCCATGATGAGGCGCGCCGGGTGCCACATGATCGAGGTCGGCGTGGAATCGGGGGACAACCGGGTGCTGCAGGCGGTGCACAAGAAGATCACCGTCGAGCAGGCGCTCGAGGCATGCAGGCTGGTGAAGAAGCACGGCATCGAGCTGCAGGCCTACCTTATAGCCGGTTTCCCTCAGGATACGGAGGAATCACTGGCGCGGACGCGGGAGGTCATCAAAAAAATAAAGGGGTACATCTGGCTGAGCGCCTTCTCCCCCTTCCCCGGTACCGACCTTTATGACTACTGCCGCGAGCAGGGGGTCCTCCCTCCCGGTTTCGATCCGACGCTGCAGAACTTCCAAAACCCAACGAGCTACTGCAGCATCCCCCAGGAAAAATTCCGTGAGACGGTTCTTGCGATGATGCAGGAGGTAGACGCCCACAACAACGTGAATCACATCGGGCGGATCTTCTCCCTGAATACGCTCTGGCGGCTGCAGGAGATGGGGGTGAGAAACGCGGTGATGAAGGGAGTGGAAATCTTCCTCTCCAAAAACCTCCTGAACCGCGCCTCCAGGTTCTTTTCTCCCTGA
- a CDS encoding DUF2845 domain-containing protein: MKKLPIITLFIILSSMSAYGGVNEFDSCRCGNAIATKGDSKQEVLQKCGQPAKVSYQGTSCYQMWLYNFGPNEFMQGICFDSGDKVKKVLSLNHGY; the protein is encoded by the coding sequence GTGAAAAAGCTCCCCATCATCACTCTCTTCATAATTCTGTCCTCTATGTCAGCGTATGGCGGAGTCAACGAGTTCGACTCATGCAGATGTGGTAACGCTATCGCCACCAAAGGGGATTCGAAGCAGGAGGTTCTCCAGAAGTGCGGGCAACCTGCAAAGGTATCGTACCAAGGCACCAGCTGTTACCAGATGTGGTTATACAACTTTGGCCCGAATGAGTTCATGCAGGGGATTTGCTTCGACAGCGGCGACAAGGTCAAGAAGGTCCTCAGCCTCAATCATGGCTATTAA
- a CDS encoding ADP-ribose pyrophosphatase, which yields MASHAFIHTKARFEKPAEYPERFPVPDHLVSWGSEYPEYAPPYYVSPVVIKNDSSANPAGWADPEDVSLLSEMPQQSFAGVLVHDAEGRALNPIGRTGIAGRGLLGKWGPNYAADPIITCINHGDHTVEMLAVQRKDNGQWAIPGGMVDKGEEITKTLTRELMEETGVRLDMGSGSLIYRGYVDDPRNTDHAWMETTAKHLHLDPETARRLDLVAGSDARAVRWFKLTPESVSQLYASHCALVKATLEELCREGKACVTKEEREIVERLLQRL from the coding sequence ATGGCATCCCACGCCTTCATCCACACCAAAGCACGTTTTGAAAAGCCCGCTGAGTACCCGGAGCGGTTTCCGGTGCCCGATCATCTGGTGAGCTGGGGGAGCGAGTACCCCGAGTACGCTCCGCCGTACTACGTCTCTCCGGTGGTCATCAAGAACGACTCCAGCGCTAATCCGGCGGGGTGGGCCGATCCGGAGGATGTATCGCTCCTGTCGGAAATGCCGCAGCAGAGCTTTGCCGGTGTCCTCGTCCACGACGCAGAGGGGCGGGCGTTAAATCCGATCGGCCGTACCGGTATCGCGGGGAGGGGGCTTCTCGGCAAGTGGGGGCCGAACTACGCCGCGGATCCAATCATTACCTGCATCAACCATGGCGATCACACGGTCGAGATGCTCGCGGTGCAGCGGAAGGACAACGGCCAGTGGGCGATCCCCGGCGGGATGGTGGACAAGGGGGAGGAAATTACCAAGACCCTGACGCGGGAGTTGATGGAAGAGACGGGCGTTAGGCTCGACATGGGGAGCGGGAGCCTGATCTATCGCGGCTATGTGGACGATCCGCGCAACACCGACCATGCCTGGATGGAGACGACGGCGAAGCACCTGCACCTTGACCCGGAGACGGCGCGGCGCCTCGATCTTGTGGCCGGAAGCGACGCCCGTGCGGTCCGCTGGTTCAAGCTCACACCGGAGAGCGTGTCCCAACTCTATGCCAGCCACTGTGCGCTGGTAAAGGCGACGCTGGAAGAGCTCTGCCGTGAAGGGAAGGCTTGTGTCACGAAAGAGGAGCGGGAGATCGTCGAGAGGTTACTGCAGAGATTGTAA
- a CDS encoding Lrp/AsnC family transcriptional regulator, which yields MQNIDVTTIDRIDRIILSQLQRDGRLSNVQLAELVGLSESACLRRVRILEQSGIIDRYVMLVNQSAIGKSGNVFVTVTLDGQQREKLSTFEDAIRTVPEVMECYLMSGDVDYLLRVIIKDTNDYVRLHNILTGLPGVLRVQSSFALRTVLSKTELPLEAIP from the coding sequence GTGCAGAACATTGATGTCACCACGATCGACAGGATCGACCGTATTATTCTATCTCAGCTGCAACGGGACGGCAGACTCTCCAATGTGCAGCTTGCGGAGTTGGTGGGGCTATCGGAGTCAGCCTGTCTGAGACGGGTCCGTATTCTTGAGCAGAGCGGAATCATCGACCGCTATGTCATGCTGGTGAATCAGAGTGCTATCGGCAAATCGGGCAATGTCTTTGTCACGGTTACTCTTGACGGCCAGCAAAGGGAGAAGCTTTCCACCTTTGAGGATGCCATCCGCACTGTACCGGAGGTCATGGAGTGCTATCTTATGTCCGGGGATGTTGATTACCTGCTGCGGGTCATCATCAAGGACACCAATGACTACGTTCGCCTTCACAATATACTGACCGGCCTTCCGGGCGTGCTGCGGGTGCAGTCTTCTTTTGCGCTGCGTACGGTGTTGAGCAAGACGGAGCTGCCGCTCGAGGCGATACCCTGA